One window from the genome of Bacillus kexueae encodes:
- a CDS encoding homogentisate 1,2-dioxygenase: protein MPFYRQMGNVPRKRHTQFRKEDGTLYREQVMGTKGFSGVQSILYHHNPPTAMTKAEVYDKATVEYEQQGPLCHRHFQSDRIERNGDFLTGRDYILGNDDLVIGVVKPTESMTHYYRNGDGDELLFVHRGTGTVETMFGQLRYEPGDYIYLPIGTIHRFVADDQDTKMLVIETTSHITTPRRYRNEYGQLLEHSPFCERDFKGPSKLITHTSSGTYTVLTKSRGFLHKHEFPYHPLDVVGWDGYVYPWIFNIRDFEPITGRIHMPPPIHQTFEGHNFVVCSFCPRLYDYHPDAIPAPYFHSNVDSDEVLYYVEGNFMSRKGIEEGSITLHPSGIPHGPHPGTIEKSIGKKETKELAVMIDTFRPLRVVKKARHIEDENYKYSWIEKS, encoded by the coding sequence ATGCCATTTTATCGTCAAATGGGGAACGTGCCACGTAAACGACATACTCAATTTCGAAAAGAAGATGGCACGCTTTATCGCGAACAAGTAATGGGAACGAAAGGCTTTTCAGGCGTACAATCAATTTTATATCATCATAATCCGCCAACGGCGATGACAAAGGCTGAAGTGTATGACAAAGCGACGGTTGAATATGAACAGCAAGGACCGTTATGCCATCGTCATTTTCAATCCGATCGGATAGAGCGAAACGGTGACTTCCTAACCGGTCGCGACTATATATTAGGAAATGATGACCTTGTCATTGGGGTTGTTAAACCGACCGAATCCATGACTCACTATTATCGAAATGGTGACGGCGATGAATTATTATTCGTCCACCGTGGAACAGGAACAGTGGAAACGATGTTCGGACAATTACGTTATGAACCAGGTGACTATATTTACTTGCCAATTGGGACCATTCACCGATTTGTGGCGGACGATCAAGACACAAAGATGCTTGTCATCGAAACGACGAGTCACATTACCACTCCACGCAGATATCGGAATGAATACGGTCAACTACTCGAACATAGTCCTTTTTGTGAGCGAGATTTTAAAGGTCCAAGTAAGCTTATCACGCATACGAGTAGCGGGACATACACAGTGTTGACGAAGTCGCGCGGATTCTTGCACAAGCATGAATTCCCTTATCATCCACTCGATGTCGTCGGCTGGGATGGTTACGTATACCCATGGATTTTTAACATCCGTGACTTCGAACCGATTACCGGAAGAATTCATATGCCACCACCCATTCACCAAACATTCGAAGGACATAATTTTGTCGTTTGTTCATTCTGTCCAAGACTATATGATTACCACCCAGACGCCATTCCTGCACCGTATTTTCATAGCAACGTCGACAGCGACGAAGTCCTATATTACGTTGAAGGAAACTTCATGAGCCGGAAAGGAATTGAAGAAGGATCCATCACCCTACACCCATCCGGCATCCCACACGGCCCGCACCCTGGAACAATTGAAAAAAGCATTGGCAAAAAAGAAACGAAAGAACTCGCTGTCATGATTG
- a CDS encoding fumarylacetoacetate hydrolase family protein, with the protein MKLVTFEMRDGLQSIGCIQNEQFIVDLHAASKGLLPKKMMDFLSDFDQNCRVIEGMDTFPTSSVHPLSEVKLLAPLVNPSSFRDFYAFEAHVKTARNKRGLPMIPEWYDEPVFYFSNHHAIFGPDEDIEFPSHATWWDYELELACVIGKEGRNIQADEADDYIAGFTILNDWSARDLQRKEMKVGLGPAKGKDFATSIGPYLVTKDELEPFKEGDRYHLEMRAYVNGKKLSEGNAKDMYFSFGQLIEHASNNATLKPGDLIGSGTVGTGCILELGTDIHPWLSDGDVIELSITGLGTLRNTVRKGGKTNAILSSNGERAT; encoded by the coding sequence ATGAAGCTTGTAACATTTGAAATGAGAGACGGTCTTCAATCCATTGGTTGTATACAAAACGAGCAATTTATTGTGGATCTTCATGCCGCAAGTAAAGGGCTCCTTCCGAAAAAGATGATGGATTTCCTAAGCGATTTTGACCAAAACTGCCGGGTAATTGAAGGAATGGATACGTTTCCGACCTCCTCTGTTCATCCGCTCAGTGAGGTAAAGCTTTTAGCGCCACTAGTGAACCCGTCGAGTTTTCGTGATTTTTATGCGTTTGAAGCGCATGTGAAAACTGCTCGGAATAAACGAGGACTACCGATGATACCTGAATGGTACGATGAACCCGTTTTTTATTTTTCCAATCATCACGCAATCTTTGGTCCTGATGAAGACATCGAATTTCCATCTCACGCAACATGGTGGGATTATGAACTTGAATTGGCTTGTGTAATAGGAAAAGAAGGGCGGAATATTCAAGCGGATGAAGCAGACGACTACATAGCAGGATTTACGATATTAAACGATTGGAGCGCGCGTGACTTACAGCGAAAAGAAATGAAAGTGGGCCTTGGTCCAGCGAAGGGGAAAGACTTTGCCACTTCCATCGGTCCATACTTAGTGACGAAAGACGAGCTGGAACCTTTTAAGGAAGGGGACCGTTATCACCTGGAAATGCGAGCGTATGTGAATGGGAAAAAGCTGTCGGAAGGAAATGCAAAGGATATGTACTTTTCTTTCGGCCAATTAATCGAGCATGCATCAAACAACGCAACCCTTAAACCGGGAGATTTAATCGGTTCTGGAACGGTTGGAACCGGGTGCATCTTAGAACTCGGTACCGACATCCACCCGTGGCTTTCAGATGGAGACGTCATCGAATTATCAATTACCGGACTAGGAACGTTGCGGAATACCGTTCGTAAAGGAGGAAAGACAAATGCCATTTTATCGTCAAATGGGGAACGTGCCACGTAA
- a CDS encoding flavin reductase family protein, with the protein MKIEPSTLPWKDAYKLLIGSILPRPIAFVSTINEKGGANVAPFSFFTGICADPFMVCFAPMLRGTDGEKKDTLLNIEATKEFVINVVSEEFVEKMNNCSIEFDRGVDEFIESGLTKVSSHIVKPPRVKESKVQLECVLHDILHFGHQPGAGSLVIGQVVCVHVDDALYEGGRIDTTKLNPIGRLAGATYTKAIAETFELERKRVKSGEKR; encoded by the coding sequence ATGAAAATTGAACCGTCAACCCTTCCGTGGAAAGATGCCTACAAGCTGTTAATCGGGTCTATCTTACCGAGGCCAATTGCGTTCGTCTCTACCATTAATGAAAAGGGAGGGGCTAATGTCGCGCCATTTAGTTTTTTCACTGGAATATGCGCGGACCCATTCATGGTTTGCTTTGCACCGATGCTTCGTGGAACGGACGGAGAAAAGAAAGATACGCTTTTGAATATCGAAGCGACGAAGGAATTTGTTATTAATGTCGTAAGTGAAGAATTCGTTGAGAAAATGAATAACTGCTCTATTGAATTTGATCGGGGTGTGGATGAATTTATTGAAAGTGGTTTAACGAAAGTCTCAAGCCATATCGTGAAGCCCCCTCGAGTGAAAGAGAGCAAGGTACAGTTGGAATGTGTTTTGCATGATATTTTACATTTCGGCCATCAACCTGGAGCGGGAAGTCTAGTGATTGGTCAAGTCGTATGTGTTCATGTTGATGACGCCCTTTACGAAGGGGGAAGAATCGATACAACAAAGCTAAACCCGATCGGACGTTTAGCTGGGGCTACGTATACGAAAGCAATCGCAGAAACGTTTGAGCTTGAGCGAAAACGGGTGAAAAGCGGGGAGAAACGATGA
- the hisC gene encoding histidinol-phosphate transaminase, whose amino-acid sequence MVTHLFPLKKELERLREYKAGKPIEEVKRELGLETIIKLASNENPFGCSPKVQEALQEAFIQLAKYPETTAPELSLRLSQKWGLTPEHFVIGNGSDEIIRLMAKCFIQQGDEAIMADGTFPRYETCVYMEGGKPVKIPLIQGVHDLEAMQNAINSKTRMVFICNPNNPTGTIVSKQRLQTFIEHVPKNVLLVIDEAYYEYMDDEVKLDTHRFVEKYPNLVVLRTFSKIYGLASLRIGYGIMNPQIRSILLKVKDPFNSNRFAQKAALCALEDWQFVESCKQKNQEGLTFLQNEFDRMGISYFSSHANFLMILLHESGTSVAEKLVRDGIIVRAGEVLGFPNTIRVTIGTESENHRFMDAFKQIMKGANEDEN is encoded by the coding sequence ATGGTCACACATTTATTTCCGCTCAAAAAAGAGCTTGAACGGTTAAGAGAGTATAAAGCGGGAAAGCCAATCGAAGAGGTGAAACGAGAGCTTGGACTTGAAACCATTATAAAACTAGCATCCAATGAAAATCCGTTTGGCTGTTCGCCAAAGGTACAAGAAGCCTTGCAAGAGGCGTTTATTCAACTAGCGAAATACCCCGAGACGACTGCACCGGAACTATCACTTCGACTCAGTCAAAAGTGGGGGCTTACTCCCGAACACTTTGTCATCGGAAACGGATCTGACGAAATCATTCGGTTGATGGCGAAATGTTTTATTCAACAAGGGGATGAAGCCATCATGGCAGATGGAACGTTTCCTCGGTATGAAACATGTGTTTACATGGAAGGAGGAAAACCGGTTAAAATCCCTCTTATACAGGGTGTGCACGATTTAGAAGCGATGCAAAATGCAATCAATTCGAAAACTCGTATGGTGTTTATTTGTAACCCGAATAATCCAACAGGGACAATCGTTTCGAAACAGCGTCTACAAACGTTTATCGAGCACGTGCCGAAGAATGTCCTCCTTGTGATCGATGAAGCGTACTATGAATATATGGATGATGAAGTCAAGCTAGACACACATCGTTTTGTTGAAAAATACCCTAACTTAGTCGTCCTTCGAACCTTTTCAAAGATTTATGGACTCGCTTCCCTTCGAATCGGTTACGGCATCATGAATCCACAAATTCGTTCCATATTGTTAAAAGTAAAAGATCCGTTTAATTCCAACCGTTTTGCTCAGAAAGCAGCTTTATGCGCGTTGGAAGACTGGCAATTTGTTGAGAGCTGTAAGCAGAAAAACCAAGAGGGCCTTACATTTCTACAAAATGAGTTCGATCGGATGGGGATTTCGTATTTTTCATCTCACGCGAACTTTCTCATGATTCTTCTACACGAAAGTGGTACGTCCGTGGCAGAAAAACTAGTTCGAGATGGAATCATTGTTCGTGCAGGTGAAGTGCTCGGTTTTCCGAATACGATTCGTGTCACGATCGGAACGGAAAGCGAAAATCATCGGTTCATGGATGCATTCAAACAAATCATGAAAGGGGCGAATGAAGATGAAAATTGA
- the hppD gene encoding 4-hydroxyphenylpyruvate dioxygenase produces MQETKKMMEPLQNDFFPIENVDHFELYVGNAKQAAHYYCKAFGFELIGYKGPETGQRETVSYLLQQRKIRLVLTSSLFSDHSVTNFVKLHGDGVKDIALEVKDVEKAYKTAVEKGAIAIQQPQELKDEYGIVKKAIIGTYGDVQHTLIERKDYNGLFLPGFKPSEVKIPANDVGLIAVDHVVGNVEKMEEWVSYYENVLGFKQMIHFDDDDISTEYSALMSKVMHKGGRIKFPINEPANKKGKSQIQEYLDYYNGPGVQHIAMLTDDIIDTVSKMRANGIEFLDTPDSYYDMLTDRVGKIDEDIEKLRENRILVDRDDEGYLLQIFTKPIVDRPTLFIEIIQRKGAIGFGEGNFKALFESIEREQRKRGNL; encoded by the coding sequence ATGCAAGAAACGAAAAAAATGATGGAACCGCTCCAGAATGATTTTTTCCCGATTGAAAATGTCGACCATTTTGAGCTTTATGTTGGGAATGCCAAGCAAGCTGCTCACTATTATTGCAAAGCTTTTGGATTTGAACTCATCGGGTATAAAGGACCGGAAACAGGCCAGCGTGAAACAGTCTCCTACTTGCTTCAACAACGAAAAATTCGCCTAGTTTTAACTTCTTCGCTCTTCTCCGACCATTCAGTAACCAACTTTGTCAAACTCCACGGTGACGGTGTAAAAGATATTGCCCTTGAAGTGAAAGATGTTGAAAAAGCGTATAAAACCGCGGTTGAAAAAGGTGCAATCGCGATTCAACAGCCACAAGAATTAAAGGACGAGTATGGAATCGTTAAAAAGGCTATTATCGGCACATATGGGGATGTCCAGCATACATTAATCGAACGAAAAGACTATAATGGGCTATTCTTGCCTGGATTTAAACCGTCTGAAGTAAAGATTCCAGCGAATGATGTCGGGTTAATTGCCGTAGACCATGTGGTAGGCAATGTAGAAAAAATGGAGGAATGGGTCTCCTATTACGAAAATGTTCTTGGATTTAAACAAATGATTCATTTTGATGATGACGATATTAGCACGGAATATTCCGCACTGATGTCTAAGGTAATGCATAAAGGGGGACGCATTAAATTCCCGATAAACGAGCCGGCGAATAAAAAAGGGAAATCGCAAATTCAAGAATACTTAGATTACTATAATGGGCCAGGTGTCCAACATATCGCGATGTTAACGGATGACATTATTGATACTGTATCCAAAATGCGCGCCAACGGCATTGAATTTTTGGACACACCAGATTCGTATTATGATATGTTAACAGACCGCGTCGGAAAAATTGATGAAGACATCGAGAAGCTACGGGAAAATCGTATTTTAGTAGACCGTGATGACGAAGGGTACTTACTGCAAATATTTACAAAACCGATTGTCGACCGCCCGACATTGTTTATCGAGATCATTCAGCGTAAAGGGGCAATCGGATTCGGCGAAGGAAACTTCAAGGCGTTATTTGAATCCATTGAGCGTGAGCAGCGTAAAAGAGGAAATCTGTAA
- a CDS encoding spore coat CotO family protein, with protein MKKHQSHQNPPLMYIIQPDLEPIFSSMQKSYIAKRKPQGKKEKKATQAKPSTSSFHTLSIDQKINTLLHLPKGLEHVSCNIVTKEKETIKGRLDRLEEGYIYINDQKIKVEEIEDIQLIGL; from the coding sequence ATGAAAAAACATCAGTCCCATCAAAATCCTCCCTTAATGTATATCATTCAACCAGATTTGGAGCCCATTTTTAGCTCGATGCAAAAGTCGTATATCGCTAAGCGAAAACCGCAAGGAAAAAAAGAGAAAAAGGCCACGCAAGCGAAACCATCGACGTCTTCGTTCCATACTCTATCCATTGATCAAAAAATCAACACTTTGTTGCATTTACCGAAAGGGCTCGAGCATGTAAGTTGCAACATCGTGACGAAAGAGAAGGAAACAATAAAGGGAAGGCTTGACCGCTTGGAAGAGGGGTATATTTACATCAACGATCAAAAAATTAAAGTCGAGGAAATTGAAGATATTCAATTAATCGGCCTGTAA
- a CDS encoding MFS transporter — MWFANFFVAASATMILPFLSLYIETFSTYSEEFVQRWAGYVFGITFLMAFFVSPLWGRFADKNGYKKILLITGTGIATSILLMGFVSSVYQLFFLRLGMGLVTGFIPTSLAFISSQTPKETAGKTLGTLQMGTVSGGLLGPVLGGMLADSFGFQYSFFITAAVIYFAVILVYVGVVEKHSEKQANEMDHHTRKDVLHMIVKDPMLLSVMVISLLVQTGNFSIQPLLALYVQDLHGPGQIAFFAGLAFSATGLGNLLSARRWGQLGDRIGYEKVLMLLLVFGAILFIPQALATSLWQLVLFRFLYGLSLGGIIPTITAFIRQKAPVSMQGEVMGYNTSLRFLGNVTGPVLGGIIASFVSISSVFYVTSLLFITSAVLLWKVIRWESSNAKRLIES, encoded by the coding sequence ATGTGGTTTGCCAACTTTTTCGTCGCAGCAAGCGCCACGATGATTTTGCCGTTTTTATCGCTGTACATTGAGACATTTTCAACTTATTCAGAGGAATTCGTTCAACGCTGGGCAGGCTATGTATTTGGGATAACATTTTTAATGGCTTTTTTTGTGTCACCACTTTGGGGACGATTTGCTGACAAGAACGGTTATAAGAAAATTTTATTAATCACAGGTACAGGTATCGCAACGAGCATCTTGCTAATGGGGTTTGTCTCCTCAGTGTATCAACTGTTTTTCTTACGGTTAGGAATGGGGCTTGTCACCGGATTTATTCCAACGTCTTTAGCCTTTATTTCTAGTCAAACACCAAAAGAAACAGCAGGTAAAACTCTCGGAACGCTGCAGATGGGAACTGTTTCAGGTGGCCTTTTAGGACCCGTACTCGGTGGAATGCTGGCAGATAGCTTCGGGTTCCAATATTCCTTTTTTATTACGGCGGCTGTCATTTACTTTGCCGTTATCCTTGTGTACGTAGGGGTTGTCGAGAAACACAGTGAAAAACAGGCGAACGAAATGGATCACCATACGCGCAAAGATGTGCTACATATGATCGTCAAAGATCCGATGCTCCTTTCGGTCATGGTCATTTCCTTACTCGTCCAAACAGGAAATTTCAGCATTCAGCCGCTGCTAGCTTTATATGTACAAGATCTACATGGACCGGGACAAATCGCATTTTTTGCTGGTCTCGCTTTCTCAGCAACAGGACTCGGGAACTTACTTTCAGCGAGACGCTGGGGCCAACTTGGCGACCGCATCGGTTACGAGAAAGTGTTAATGCTGTTACTCGTATTTGGCGCGATTTTATTTATCCCACAAGCTTTAGCCACTAGCTTATGGCAGCTTGTGCTCTTCCGCTTTTTATATGGACTCTCCCTCGGTGGGATTATTCCGACGATTACCGCCTTCATCCGTCAAAAGGCTCCGGTATCGATGCAAGGGGAAGTCATGGGCTATAATACAAGTTTACGATTTTTAGGAAATGTTACAGGTCCTGTGTTGGGAGGCATTATCGCATCATTCGTTAGCATATCTTCTGTCTTTTACGTCACCTCTTTATTATTCATCACATCGGCCGTTTTACTTTGGAAGGTTATACGTTGGGAATCAAGTAACGCGAAAAGATTAATAGAGTCGTAG
- the fabI gene encoding enoyl-ACP reductase FabI: protein MNLSLEGKNIVVMGVANKRSIAWGIARSLHAAGARLIFTYVGERMEKSVRDLVDTLGREDYLVLPCDVTSDEEIEKCFATIKEEVGVVHGIAHCIAFANKEELNGEYLNTTRDGFLLAHNISSYSLTAVAKAARPLMTEGGSIVTLTYLGGERVVTNYNVMGVAKASLDASVKYLANDLGKEGIRVNAISAGPIRTLSAKGVSDFNSILKDIEERAPLRRTTTQEEVGDTALFLFTDLSRGLTGEMLHVDSGFHILGR, encoded by the coding sequence ATGAATCTTTCTTTAGAGGGTAAAAATATTGTCGTAATGGGTGTCGCAAATAAGCGTAGTATCGCGTGGGGAATTGCACGTTCTTTACACGCAGCGGGAGCTCGTTTAATTTTTACATACGTTGGAGAGCGTATGGAAAAGTCTGTACGTGATCTAGTGGATACGCTTGGTCGTGAAGATTACTTAGTGCTTCCTTGTGATGTTACAAGTGATGAAGAAATTGAAAAGTGCTTCGCGACAATTAAAGAAGAAGTGGGTGTAGTACACGGAATTGCTCACTGTATCGCTTTTGCGAATAAAGAGGAATTAAACGGTGAATATTTAAATACAACACGCGATGGCTTCCTTTTAGCGCATAACATTAGTTCTTATTCTTTAACAGCTGTTGCGAAAGCGGCTCGTCCTCTTATGACAGAAGGCGGAAGCATCGTGACATTAACATACTTAGGTGGAGAGCGCGTTGTGACAAACTACAACGTCATGGGTGTTGCGAAAGCATCTTTAGACGCTAGTGTGAAATATTTAGCAAACGACCTTGGAAAAGAAGGAATTCGTGTCAATGCGATTTCTGCAGGTCCAATTCGTACGCTTTCAGCGAAAGGTGTTAGTGACTTTAACTCCATCTTAAAAGATATTGAAGAGCGTGCACCGCTTCGTCGTACGACAACGCAAGAAGAAGTTGGTGACACAGCGCTATTCCTATTCACAGACCTTTCTCGCGGCTTAACGGGCGAAATGCTTCATGTGGATTCTGGTTTCCACATTCTTGGCCGATAA